The proteins below are encoded in one region of Chloroflexota bacterium:
- a CDS encoding SDR family oxidoreductase, translating into MFFSISLEGYAPLFLHTICYATHGVVGLTKDAALQYAKAGIRVNAVCPATIRTPMVERLLQAHPEVETMVTNMQPIGRVGMPEEVAQAVLWLCSDEASFVTGHALAVDGGFVAQ; encoded by the coding sequence ATCTTTTTCTCTATATCTCTAGAAGGATACGCCCCCCTCTTTTTACACACAATATGTTACGCTACCCACGGCGTTGTTGGCTTGACAAAAGATGCAGCATTACAATATGCTAAAGCCGGTATCCGCGTGAATGCTGTCTGTCCAGCTACCATCCGCACACCAATGGTCGAGCGTCTCCTGCAGGCTCACCCTGAGGTGGAAACAATGGTCACAAACATGCAGCCGATAGGGCGGGTAGGCATGCCGGAAGAGGTGGCTCAGGCTGTCCTGTGGCTTTGCTCAGACGAAGCTTCGTTCGTGACTGGGCACGCCCTGGCGGTGGACGGTGGTTTCGTGGCACAATGA
- a CDS encoding integrase, whose product MKTYLERQELELLEQMPTNLRDRLLIRLLVRLGCRISEALALTVQDIDSREGTVTIQHLKAGLKLACPRCSARLGRSHSFCPKCGERVDKAVTKATEHRRVRTLPVDRQTMDMLRDYIACSGFLTEKGRTFIFGINRHRAWQIVRDCARRACLGDLINPETGNRRGVSPHRLRDAFAVHAAKQDDSGDGLRLLQEHLGHASFNTTAKYRKVAGKEHREWYERLWRGAG is encoded by the coding sequence ATGAAGACCTACCTTGAGCGGCAGGAACTGGAGTTACTGGAGCAGATGCCCACCAATCTGCGGGACCGTCTGCTCATAAGGCTGCTTGTCCGCCTGGGCTGCCGCATATCGGAGGCTCTCGCTCTCACTGTGCAGGACATCGATTCCCGAGAGGGCACGGTGACCATTCAGCACCTGAAGGCCGGCTTGAAACTGGCCTGTCCCCGCTGTAGCGCCAGGCTGGGGAGGAGCCATTCCTTCTGCCCCAAATGCGGAGAAAGGGTGGACAAGGCAGTGACTAAGGCAACGGAGCACCGCCGGGTGAGGACACTGCCCGTTGACCGCCAAACCATGGATATGCTCCGGGACTACATCGCCTGCAGCGGGTTCCTGACAGAAAAAGGCCGCACCTTCATCTTCGGCATAAACCGCCACCGGGCCTGGCAGATCGTGAGAGACTGTGCCCGAAGGGCATGCCTGGGTGACCTGATAAACCCGGAGACTGGGAATAGGCGCGGGGTGAGCCCCCACAGACTCAGGGATGCCTTTGCCGTGCACGCGGCAAAACAGGATGACTCCGGGGATGGCTTACGGCTCCTTCAGGAACATCTGGGCCACGCCAGCTTCAACACCACGGCCAAGTACAGAAAGGTGGCAGGAAAGGAACACCGGGAATGGTATGAGAGGCTATGGCGTGGTGCTGGCTGA